A genomic stretch from Methylorubrum extorquens includes:
- the nuoL gene encoding NADH-quinone oxidoreductase chain L (NADH dehydrogenase I, chain L) (Evidence 2b : Function from indirect experimental evidences (e.g. phenotypes); Product type e : enzyme) yields MYHAIVFFPLIGALIAGLFGRFIGARMSELVTTGCLAFAALLSWGAFFLVTGDGRAETVPVAQWFTAGDLVVDWAFKVDTLTAVMLVVVTSVSTLVHLYSIGYMHEDPHRPRFFAYLSLFTFAMLMLVTADNLVQMFFGWEGVGLASYLLIGFWYEKPSANAAAMKAFIVNRVGDFGFSLGIFLVFVLTGSVGFDAIFAKAPELKDATFHFLGHDWHALTLACLLLFMGAMGKSAQFLLHTWLPDAMEGPTPVSALIHAATMVTAGVFMVARLSPLFELAPTALTVVTVIGGITAFFAATVGLVQNDIKRVIAYSTCSQLGYMFVGLGVGAYATGVFHLFTHAFFKALLFLGAGSVIHAMHHEQDMRNMGGLRRYIPFTTAMMTIGTIALIGFPFTSGYYSKDAIIEAAYMSDRPGHVLAFLATVIAALMTSFYSWRLFFLTFEGPQRWVAHGAHGHDDHAHAAHDHAHVASAHEADGAPGHHEGVAHDDHGHDVEPASHSAVEHHDHAPLTPHESPLVMTIPLAILAFGALFAGLIFKERFIGHDMDKFWGNALPHGSGNDIMHKIHDAPGWVAASPFVMLVLGFLLAFWMYLRRPDLPHRLAESQPILYRFLLNKWYFDEIYDRIFVRPAKNFGLFLWKEGDGRVIDGLGPDGISARVVDITRGVVRLQTGYVYHYAFVMLVGVAGLITWYLVSGVPGGTH; encoded by the coding sequence ATGTATCACGCGATCGTCTTCTTCCCGCTCATCGGCGCTCTGATCGCCGGCCTGTTCGGCCGGTTCATCGGCGCGCGGATGAGCGAGCTCGTGACGACGGGCTGCCTCGCCTTCGCAGCTTTGCTGTCCTGGGGCGCCTTCTTCCTCGTCACCGGCGATGGCCGCGCCGAGACCGTGCCCGTCGCGCAGTGGTTCACCGCCGGCGATCTCGTGGTCGATTGGGCCTTCAAGGTCGACACGCTGACCGCGGTGATGCTGGTGGTCGTGACCTCGGTCTCGACCCTCGTGCACCTCTACTCCATCGGCTACATGCACGAGGATCCGCACCGGCCGCGCTTCTTCGCCTACCTGTCGCTGTTCACCTTCGCCATGTTGATGCTGGTGACGGCCGACAACCTCGTGCAGATGTTCTTCGGCTGGGAGGGCGTCGGCCTCGCCTCCTACCTGCTGATCGGTTTCTGGTACGAGAAGCCCTCCGCGAACGCCGCGGCAATGAAGGCCTTCATCGTCAACCGCGTCGGCGATTTCGGCTTCTCGCTCGGCATCTTCCTCGTCTTCGTCCTGACGGGTTCGGTCGGTTTCGACGCGATCTTCGCCAAGGCTCCGGAGCTGAAGGACGCGACCTTCCACTTCCTCGGCCATGACTGGCACGCCCTGACGCTCGCCTGCCTGCTGCTGTTCATGGGCGCGATGGGCAAGTCGGCGCAGTTCCTGCTGCACACCTGGCTCCCCGACGCGATGGAGGGCCCGACCCCGGTTTCGGCCCTCATCCACGCCGCTACCATGGTGACGGCCGGCGTGTTCATGGTCGCGCGCTTGTCGCCGCTGTTCGAGCTGGCCCCGACCGCGCTCACCGTCGTCACGGTCATTGGCGGCATTACCGCCTTCTTCGCGGCCACCGTCGGCCTCGTGCAGAACGACATCAAGCGGGTCATCGCCTACTCGACCTGCTCGCAGCTCGGCTACATGTTCGTCGGCCTCGGCGTCGGCGCCTACGCGACGGGCGTGTTCCACCTCTTCACCCACGCCTTCTTCAAGGCGCTGCTGTTCCTCGGTGCCGGCTCGGTCATCCACGCGATGCACCACGAGCAGGACATGCGGAACATGGGCGGCCTGCGCCGCTACATCCCCTTCACCACGGCGATGATGACGATCGGCACGATCGCGCTGATCGGCTTCCCCTTCACCTCCGGTTACTACTCGAAGGACGCGATCATCGAGGCGGCCTACATGTCGGACCGCCCGGGCCACGTGCTGGCGTTCCTCGCCACCGTGATCGCCGCGCTGATGACCTCGTTCTACTCCTGGCGCCTGTTCTTCCTCACCTTCGAGGGACCGCAGCGCTGGGTCGCGCACGGCGCCCACGGGCATGACGATCACGCGCATGCGGCGCACGACCACGCCCACGTGGCGTCTGCCCATGAAGCCGACGGCGCGCCGGGGCACCACGAGGGCGTCGCCCACGACGACCACGGTCACGACGTCGAGCCGGCTTCGCACAGCGCGGTCGAGCACCACGACCACGCGCCCCTCACGCCGCACGAGAGCCCGCTCGTGATGACGATCCCGCTGGCGATCCTGGCCTTTGGCGCTCTGTTCGCCGGCCTGATCTTCAAGGAGCGCTTCATCGGGCACGACATGGACAAGTTCTGGGGCAACGCGCTCCCGCACGGGTCCGGCAACGACATCATGCACAAGATCCACGATGCGCCGGGCTGGGTCGCCGCCTCGCCCTTCGTGATGCTGGTGCTCGGCTTCCTGCTGGCCTTCTGGATGTACCTGCGCCGGCCCGATCTGCCGCATCGCCTCGCGGAGTCGCAGCCGATCCTGTACCGCTTCCTGCTCAACAAGTGGTACTTCGACGAGATCTACGACCGGATCTTCGTCCGGCCGGCCAAGAACTTCGGCCTGTTCCTCTGGAAGGAGGGTGACGGGCGCGTCATCGACGGCCTCGGCCCCGACGGCATCTCGGCCCGGGTGGTGGACATCACCCGCGGCGTGGTCCGCCTCCAGACCGGCTACGTCTACCACTACGCCTTCGTGATGCTCGTCGGGGTCGCCGGCCTGATCACGTGGTACCTCGTCTCCGGCGTGCCTGGGGGGACCCACTGA
- the nuoG gene encoding NADH-quinone oxidoreductase chain G (NADH dehydrogenase I, chain G) (Evidence 2b : Function from indirect experimental evidences (e.g. phenotypes); PubMedId : 24682302; Product type e : enzyme): MTKILIDGTEVDVPADYTLLQACEIAGAEIPRFCFHERLSIAGNCRMCLVELKGAPKPVASCAYAVKDCRPGPNGEPPEVLTRSGTTKKAREGVMEFLLINHPLDCPICDQGGHCDLQDQAMAYGVDSTRYSENKRAVEEKYIGPLVRTAMNRCIHCTRCVRFLAEVAGVPDLGAIGRGEDMEITSYLEEAMGSELQGNVADLCPVGALVHKPQSYNVRPWELHKTESVDVMDAVGSAIRIDARGREVMQIEPRISEEINEEWISDKTRHVVDGLRLQRLDRPFLRENGRLRPASWGEAFSAIAAKVKGTDPKRVGALVGDLAGAEEIFALKALMGSLGVTNLDARQTGEAIDPTWGRAAYTLGATIPGIEQADAILIVGANPRTEASLLNVRIRKRWRMAPVSIGLILDEQPDLTYPYTYLGAGTDTLSSIAKGEHSFLDVLKKAERPLVIVGEGGLGSLAAAAALAKDVGAVTDGWNGFGVLNTAAARVGALDLGFVPGEGGLSFSQMLEPGALDVVFNLGADERVIGPGAFVIYQGTHGDAGASRADVILPGAAYAEKSATYVNLEGRVQMANRAGFPPGDAREDWAILRALSDVLGKRLPYDSLGALRKAMYAAHPHLAAVGQVEPSDAAATLDRLAALPAATEKATFSSPVVDFYLTNPIARASRVLAECSGLARGRALEAAE, from the coding sequence ATGACCAAAATCCTCATCGACGGCACCGAGGTCGATGTTCCGGCCGACTACACCCTGCTTCAGGCCTGCGAGATCGCGGGCGCGGAGATCCCGCGCTTCTGCTTCCACGAGCGGCTGTCGATCGCCGGCAATTGCCGCATGTGCCTCGTCGAGCTGAAGGGCGCGCCCAAGCCCGTAGCCTCCTGCGCCTACGCGGTGAAGGATTGCCGACCGGGACCGAACGGCGAGCCGCCGGAAGTTCTCACCCGTTCGGGCACGACGAAGAAGGCGCGTGAGGGGGTGATGGAGTTCCTCCTCATCAACCACCCGCTCGATTGCCCGATCTGCGATCAGGGCGGCCATTGCGACCTGCAGGATCAGGCGATGGCCTACGGCGTCGACTCGACCCGCTACAGCGAGAACAAGCGGGCGGTCGAAGAGAAGTATATCGGCCCGCTGGTGCGCACGGCGATGAACCGCTGCATCCACTGCACCCGCTGTGTCCGCTTCCTCGCGGAAGTGGCCGGCGTGCCGGATCTCGGCGCCATCGGCCGCGGCGAGGACATGGAGATCACCAGCTACCTCGAAGAGGCGATGGGCTCGGAGCTGCAGGGCAACGTCGCCGACCTCTGCCCCGTCGGCGCGCTGGTGCACAAGCCGCAGAGCTACAACGTGCGTCCGTGGGAGCTGCACAAGACAGAGTCCGTCGATGTGATGGATGCGGTCGGCTCGGCGATTCGCATCGATGCCCGCGGCCGCGAGGTGATGCAGATCGAGCCGCGGATCAGCGAGGAGATCAACGAGGAGTGGATCTCCGACAAGACCCGCCACGTCGTCGACGGCCTGCGGCTGCAGCGCCTCGACCGCCCATTCCTGCGCGAGAACGGCCGCCTGCGTCCCGCTTCCTGGGGTGAGGCGTTCTCGGCCATTGCCGCCAAGGTGAAGGGCACCGATCCCAAGCGCGTCGGCGCGCTCGTCGGCGACCTCGCGGGTGCGGAGGAAATCTTCGCTCTCAAGGCGCTGATGGGTTCGCTCGGCGTCACCAATCTCGACGCGCGCCAGACTGGCGAGGCGATCGATCCGACCTGGGGTCGGGCCGCCTACACGCTGGGCGCGACGATCCCCGGTATCGAGCAGGCGGACGCTATCCTGATCGTCGGCGCCAACCCGCGCACCGAGGCTTCGCTGCTCAACGTGCGCATCCGCAAGCGCTGGCGCATGGCCCCGGTCTCGATCGGGCTGATCCTCGATGAGCAGCCGGACCTGACCTACCCCTACACCTATCTCGGCGCCGGCACCGACACGCTCAGCTCGATCGCCAAGGGCGAGCACAGCTTCCTCGATGTCTTGAAAAAGGCCGAGCGTCCGCTCGTCATCGTCGGCGAGGGCGGGCTCGGTTCGCTTGCCGCCGCCGCCGCCTTGGCGAAGGATGTCGGCGCGGTGACGGACGGTTGGAACGGCTTCGGCGTGCTCAACACGGCGGCGGCCCGCGTCGGTGCTCTCGATCTCGGCTTCGTGCCGGGGGAGGGGGGCTTGAGCTTCTCGCAGATGCTGGAGCCGGGGGCGCTGGACGTGGTGTTCAACCTCGGTGCCGACGAGCGCGTGATCGGGCCGGGCGCCTTCGTGATCTATCAGGGCACCCACGGCGATGCCGGCGCGAGCCGCGCCGACGTGATCCTGCCGGGCGCCGCCTACGCCGAGAAGAGCGCGACCTACGTCAACCTCGAAGGCCGGGTGCAGATGGCCAACCGCGCTGGCTTCCCGCCGGGCGACGCCCGCGAAGATTGGGCGATCCTGCGCGCCTTGTCCGACGTGCTCGGCAAGCGCCTGCCCTATGATTCGCTGGGCGCCCTGCGTAAGGCGATGTATGCCGCCCATCCGCATCTCGCGGCGGTCGGACAGGTCGAGCCGTCCGACGCGGCGGCCACGCTCGATCGGCTTGCCGCACTGCCGGCCGCGACGGAGAAGGCAACCTTCTCCTCGCCGGTCGTCGACTTCTACCTCACCAACCCGATCGCCCGCGCCTCGCGGGTGCTCGCCGAGTGTTCCGGCCTCGCCCGAGGCCGCGCCCTCGAAGCGGCGGAATAG
- the nuoJ gene encoding NADH-quinone oxidoreductase chain J (NADH dehydrogenase I, chain J) (Evidence 2b : Function from indirect experimental evidences (e.g. phenotypes); Product type e : enzyme), with product MTAAAAFFYLFAGFAVASGFMVIAARNPVTSVLFLILAFVNAAGLFVLMGAEFLAMILVVVYVGAVAVLFLFVVMMLDVDFAALRQGFQRYLPIGGLIGAIFLIELLLVVGTWTIDPGLVQAPLGRAAHGETATNTEALGRVLYTDYVYAFQIAGLILLVAMIGAIVLTLRERTGVKRQNIAVQNARTQGMAVDTIKVPSRQGVEV from the coding sequence ATGACCGCAGCCGCCGCCTTCTTCTATCTCTTCGCAGGCTTCGCCGTGGCCTCGGGCTTCATGGTGATCGCAGCCAGGAACCCCGTCACCTCGGTGTTGTTCCTGATCCTCGCCTTCGTGAACGCCGCCGGGCTGTTCGTGCTCATGGGCGCCGAGTTCCTGGCGATGATCCTCGTCGTCGTCTATGTCGGCGCCGTCGCGGTGCTGTTCCTCTTCGTCGTGATGATGCTCGACGTGGACTTCGCAGCCCTGCGCCAGGGCTTCCAGCGCTACCTGCCGATCGGCGGGTTGATCGGCGCGATCTTCCTGATCGAGCTGCTGCTGGTGGTCGGCACCTGGACCATCGATCCGGGCCTCGTGCAGGCGCCGCTCGGCCGCGCCGCCCACGGCGAGACTGCGACCAACACCGAGGCACTCGGGCGGGTGCTATACACGGACTACGTCTACGCCTTCCAGATCGCCGGCCTGATCCTGCTGGTCGCGATGATCGGCGCCATCGTGCTCACCCTGCGCGAGCGCACCGGCGTGAAGCGCCAGAACATCGCCGTACAGAACGCCCGCACGCAGGGCATGGCGGTCGATACCATCAAGGTGCCCTCGCGGCAGGGCGTGGAGGTCTGA
- the nuoK gene encoding NADH-quinone oxidoreductase chain K (NADH dehydrogenase I, chain K) (Evidence 2b : Function from indirect experimental evidences (e.g. phenotypes); Product type e : enzyme), giving the protein MIGLSHYLTVAAILFTLGVLGIFINRKNVIVILMSVELILLAVNINLVAFSTHLNDITGQVFALFVLTVAAAEAAIGLAILVVFFRNRGSIAVEDVSMMKG; this is encoded by the coding sequence ATGATCGGATTGAGCCACTACCTGACGGTTGCCGCGATCCTGTTCACGCTCGGCGTGCTCGGCATCTTCATCAACCGCAAGAACGTCATCGTCATCCTGATGTCGGTCGAGCTGATCCTGCTCGCCGTGAACATCAATCTCGTCGCCTTCTCGACCCACCTCAACGACATCACCGGACAGGTCTTCGCCCTGTTCGTGCTGACGGTCGCCGCGGCCGAGGCCGCGATCGGGCTCGCGATCCTGGTGGTGTTCTTCCGCAACCGCGGCTCCATCGCCGTCGAGGACGTGAGCATGATGAAGGGCTGA
- the nuoN gene encoding NADH-quinone oxidoreductase chain N (NADH dehydrogenase I, chain N) (Evidence 2b : Function from indirect experimental evidences (e.g. phenotypes); Product type e : enzyme), whose protein sequence is MTPIQSVLPAITPVLPEIILSVGALLLVLYGAWRGERSSEGVNVGALILLIFTFFLVVSQSGSVTTLNGAFIADPFARIMKALILIGSAATILLSRDYFQRERIDRFEYPILIVLCTVGMLVMASANDLISLYLGLELQSLAAYVIAAFHRDDVKSTEAGLKYFVLGALSSGMLLYGASLVYGFTGTVSFPGIVTALDGPSSFGIVLGIVFVAAGVAFKLAAVPFHMWTPDVYEGSPTPVTAFFGSAPKIAAMAMTVRVFIGAFPDVTAVWQQIIIFVSIASMALGSFAAIGQRNIKRLMAYSSIGNVGYALIGLAAGSEEGIRGVVIYMIIYLAMTLGAFAVLLSMRRKDQMFETIDDLSGLSRTHPWLAFCLAAMMFSLAGIPPLAGFFAKFYVFAAAIKAGLVTLAVVGVVTSVVGAFYYLRLVKVMYFDEAKAPYERIPPGSAIVLGVSSAVVVLFFLVPAPLVAAAGDAAKSLF, encoded by the coding sequence ATGACCCCGATCCAGTCCGTCCTGCCGGCGATCACGCCGGTCCTGCCGGAGATCATCCTGAGCGTCGGCGCTCTGCTGCTCGTGCTCTACGGGGCGTGGCGCGGCGAGCGCTCGTCCGAGGGCGTCAATGTCGGCGCGCTGATCCTGCTGATCTTCACCTTCTTCCTCGTCGTCTCCCAGTCGGGCAGCGTGACGACGCTGAACGGCGCCTTCATCGCCGATCCGTTCGCGCGGATCATGAAGGCGTTGATCCTGATCGGCTCGGCGGCGACCATCCTGCTGTCGCGCGACTATTTTCAGCGCGAGCGCATTGACCGGTTCGAGTACCCGATCCTGATCGTGCTCTGCACCGTCGGCATGCTGGTGATGGCCTCGGCCAATGACCTCATCTCGCTCTATCTCGGTCTTGAGCTGCAATCGCTCGCCGCTTACGTCATCGCAGCCTTCCACCGCGACGACGTGAAGTCCACGGAAGCCGGCCTGAAGTACTTCGTGCTCGGCGCGCTCTCGTCGGGCATGCTGCTCTACGGCGCCTCGCTGGTCTACGGCTTCACCGGCACGGTCTCCTTCCCCGGTATCGTCACCGCGCTCGACGGTCCGTCGAGCTTCGGCATCGTGCTCGGCATCGTATTCGTGGCCGCCGGCGTCGCCTTCAAGCTCGCCGCCGTGCCGTTTCATATGTGGACGCCGGACGTCTACGAGGGCTCTCCGACCCCGGTCACCGCCTTCTTCGGCTCCGCGCCGAAGATCGCCGCCATGGCGATGACGGTGCGCGTCTTCATCGGCGCCTTCCCCGACGTCACGGCGGTCTGGCAGCAGATCATCATCTTCGTCTCGATCGCCTCGATGGCGCTCGGCTCGTTTGCCGCGATCGGCCAGCGCAACATCAAGCGCCTGATGGCCTATTCCTCTATCGGCAATGTCGGCTACGCGCTGATCGGCCTCGCCGCGGGCTCGGAGGAGGGCATCCGCGGTGTGGTGATCTACATGATCATCTATCTCGCGATGACGCTCGGCGCTTTCGCGGTGCTGCTCTCCATGCGCCGCAAGGATCAGATGTTCGAGACGATCGACGATCTCTCGGGCCTCTCGCGCACTCATCCGTGGCTCGCCTTCTGCCTTGCCGCGATGATGTTCTCGCTCGCCGGCATCCCGCCGCTCGCCGGGTTCTTTGCCAAGTTCTACGTCTTCGCTGCGGCCATCAAGGCGGGCCTGGTGACGCTCGCCGTCGTCGGCGTGGTGACCTCGGTCGTCGGCGCCTTCTACTACCTGCGCCTCGTCAAGGTGATGTACTTCGACGAGGCCAAGGCCCCCTACGAGCGGATCCCGCCGGGCTCGGCCATCGTGCTCGGCGTATCGAGCGCCGTCGTGGTGCTGTTCTTCCTCGTTCCGGCCCCGCTGGTCGCTGCGGCGGGCGACGCTGCCAAGTCGTTGTTCTGA
- the nuoH gene encoding NADH-quinone oxidoreductase subunit H (NADH dehydrogenase I subunit H) (Evidence 2b : Function from indirect experimental evidences (e.g. phenotypes); Product type e : enzyme) — protein sequence MTFWEVLGTVLLIALKSFVLLAALLVFIAYALLADRKIWAAVQLRRGPNVVGPWGLFQSFADLLKFVLKEPVIPAGANKAIFLLAPLVFAMLALASWAVIPLADGWAIADINVGITYIFAISSLGVYGVIMGGWASNSKYAFLGALRSAAQMISYEVSLGFVIICVLLCAGSLNLSRIVMAQDTALGLFGWYWLWLFPMFGVFFVSALAETNRPPFDLPEAESELVAGYMVEYSSTPYLLFMLGEYVAIMTMCALGTVLFLGGWLSPIPFVPFTWVPGVIWFTLKASFLFFMIAMVKAMVPRYRYDQLMRLGWKVFLPLSLISVIVVAFVLKLTGLAPGA from the coding sequence ATGACCTTCTGGGAAGTGCTCGGCACCGTCCTCCTGATCGCATTGAAGAGCTTCGTGCTCCTCGCCGCGCTCCTCGTCTTCATCGCCTACGCGCTGCTGGCCGACCGCAAGATCTGGGCGGCGGTGCAGTTGCGTCGCGGTCCGAACGTGGTCGGGCCCTGGGGCCTGTTCCAGTCCTTCGCCGACCTCCTGAAGTTCGTGCTGAAGGAGCCGGTGATCCCGGCGGGCGCCAACAAGGCGATCTTCCTGCTGGCGCCGCTGGTCTTCGCGATGCTGGCGCTGGCGTCCTGGGCGGTGATCCCGCTCGCCGACGGCTGGGCGATCGCCGACATCAATGTCGGCATCACCTACATCTTCGCGATCTCCTCGCTCGGCGTCTACGGCGTCATCATGGGCGGCTGGGCTTCGAACTCGAAATACGCCTTCCTCGGCGCGCTTCGCTCGGCGGCGCAGATGATCTCCTACGAAGTTTCGCTCGGCTTCGTCATCATCTGCGTGCTGCTCTGCGCCGGCTCGCTCAACCTCTCGCGCATCGTCATGGCGCAGGACACGGCGCTCGGCCTGTTCGGCTGGTACTGGCTCTGGTTGTTCCCGATGTTCGGCGTGTTCTTCGTCTCGGCTTTGGCCGAGACCAACCGCCCGCCCTTCGACCTGCCGGAGGCTGAATCGGAACTCGTGGCGGGCTACATGGTCGAGTATTCCTCGACGCCGTACCTGCTGTTCATGCTCGGCGAGTACGTGGCGATCATGACCATGTGTGCGCTCGGCACGGTCCTGTTCCTCGGCGGCTGGCTCTCGCCGATCCCGTTCGTACCCTTCACCTGGGTGCCCGGCGTGATCTGGTTCACGCTCAAAGCCAGCTTCCTGTTCTTCATGATCGCCATGGTGAAGGCCATGGTGCCCCGCTACCGCTACGACCAGCTTATGCGGCTCGGCTGGAAGGTCTTCCTTCCGCTGTCCCTGATCTCGGTCATCGTCGTCGCCTTCGTCCTCAAGCTCACCGGCCTCGCGCCGGGAGCCTGA
- the nuoM gene encoding NADH-quinone oxidoreductase chain M (NADH dehydrogenase I, chain M) (Evidence 2b : Function from indirect experimental evidences (e.g. phenotypes); Product type e : enzyme) → MLGLGILSGLLIVPLAGAAFILTLGEETAAVKRNARWAALITTIVTFLLSLAAWARYDIASPSFQLVESHAWLAETIRFKLGVDGFSMPLILLTTFLMPFCIGASWLSVENRVKEYFVAFLVLETTMIGVFCALDLVLFYLFFEAGLIPMFLIIGIWGGKRRIYASFKFFLYTLLGSVLMLLAIMAMYWEAGTTDIPTLLAHRFPVHMQTWLWLAFFASFAVKMPMWPVHTWLPDAHVEAPTAGSVILAGILLKMGGYGFIRISLPMLPDASAQFAPLVFALSVIAIIFTSLTAMMQTDIKKLIAYSSVAHMGFVTLGLFTLNEQGIQGALFLMISHGIVSGALFLCVGVVYDRMHTREIAAYGGLVKRMPLYAAAMMVFTMANVGLPGTSGFVGEFLAMMGAFKANPTVAFFSVFGIILSAGYALWLYARVIYGKLDKPNLQGILDLDTREKIIIAPLVALTIWYGVHPAPVLDTFAPSTEALVQNMRGALANTQTAEAAAKAAKSAAAEKTAALESQKTVEAAAR, encoded by the coding sequence ATGCTCGGCCTCGGCATTCTCTCCGGGCTTCTGATCGTCCCGCTCGCGGGCGCGGCCTTCATCCTCACCCTGGGTGAGGAGACGGCGGCGGTGAAGCGCAACGCCCGCTGGGCGGCGCTGATCACGACGATCGTCACCTTCCTGCTCTCGCTCGCTGCTTGGGCCCGTTACGACATCGCCTCCCCGAGCTTCCAGCTGGTCGAGAGCCATGCCTGGCTCGCCGAGACGATCCGGTTCAAGCTCGGCGTCGACGGCTTCTCGATGCCGCTGATCCTGCTCACGACCTTCCTGATGCCGTTCTGCATCGGGGCGTCGTGGCTGTCGGTCGAGAACCGGGTGAAGGAGTACTTCGTCGCCTTCCTCGTCCTCGAGACGACGATGATCGGCGTGTTCTGCGCCCTCGATCTGGTGCTGTTCTACCTGTTCTTCGAGGCAGGCCTGATCCCGATGTTCCTCATCATCGGCATCTGGGGCGGCAAGCGACGCATCTACGCCAGCTTCAAGTTCTTCCTCTACACCCTGCTCGGCTCGGTGCTGATGCTGCTCGCCATCATGGCGATGTACTGGGAGGCCGGCACCACCGACATCCCGACGCTGCTGGCGCACCGCTTCCCCGTGCATATGCAGACCTGGCTCTGGCTCGCCTTCTTCGCCTCCTTCGCGGTGAAGATGCCGATGTGGCCGGTCCATACCTGGCTCCCCGACGCCCACGTCGAGGCGCCGACCGCGGGCTCGGTGATCCTGGCGGGCATCCTGCTGAAGATGGGTGGCTACGGCTTCATCCGGATCTCGCTGCCGATGCTGCCGGATGCGAGCGCCCAGTTCGCGCCGCTGGTCTTCGCGCTGTCGGTGATCGCGATCATCTTCACCTCGCTCACCGCGATGATGCAGACCGACATCAAGAAGCTGATCGCCTACTCGTCGGTGGCGCATATGGGCTTCGTGACGCTCGGCCTGTTCACGCTGAACGAGCAGGGCATCCAGGGCGCGCTGTTCCTGATGATCTCGCACGGCATCGTCTCGGGCGCGCTCTTCCTCTGCGTCGGCGTCGTCTACGACCGGATGCATACCCGCGAGATCGCGGCCTATGGCGGCCTCGTGAAGCGGATGCCGCTCTACGCGGCGGCGATGATGGTCTTCACCATGGCCAATGTCGGCCTTCCCGGCACCTCGGGCTTCGTCGGCGAGTTCCTGGCGATGATGGGGGCCTTCAAGGCCAACCCCACGGTCGCTTTCTTCTCGGTCTTCGGCATCATCCTCTCGGCGGGCTACGCGCTGTGGCTCTATGCCCGGGTGATCTACGGGAAGCTCGACAAGCCCAACCTCCAGGGCATCCTGGACCTCGACACCCGTGAGAAGATCATCATCGCGCCGCTCGTCGCGCTGACGATCTGGTACGGCGTCCACCCGGCGCCCGTGCTCGACACCTTCGCGCCGTCCACTGAGGCGCTGGTGCAGAACATGCGCGGGGCGCTTGCCAACACGCAGACCGCCGAGGCCGCCGCCAAAGCCGCGAAATCCGCCGCCGCGGAGAAGACGGCCGCACTCGAGTCCCAGAAAACCGTCGAGGCCGCCGCGCGATGA
- the nuoI gene encoding NADH-quinone oxidoreductase subunit I (NADH dehydrogenase I subunit I) (Evidence 2b : Function from indirect experimental evidences (e.g. phenotypes); Product type e : enzyme): MKLDQVARSLLLKEFVSGFVLAMKYFFKPKATINYPFEMGHRGPRFRGEHALRRYPNGEERCIACKLCEAICPAQAITIEAGPRRNDGTRRTTRYDIDMVKCIYCGMCQEACPVDAIVEGPNFEFSVETREELLYDKQKLLENGDRWEREIARNIAVDAPYR, translated from the coding sequence GTGAAGCTCGATCAGGTCGCCAGAAGCCTTCTCCTGAAGGAGTTCGTGTCGGGGTTTGTCCTCGCCATGAAATACTTCTTCAAGCCGAAGGCCACGATCAACTACCCCTTCGAGATGGGCCATCGCGGCCCGCGCTTCCGCGGGGAGCACGCCCTGCGCCGCTATCCCAACGGCGAGGAGCGCTGCATCGCCTGCAAGCTCTGCGAGGCGATCTGCCCGGCCCAGGCCATCACCATCGAGGCGGGGCCACGCCGCAACGACGGCACGCGGCGCACCACGCGCTACGACATCGACATGGTGAAGTGCATCTATTGCGGCATGTGCCAGGAAGCCTGCCCGGTCGATGCCATCGTCGAGGGGCCGAACTTCGAGTTCTCGGTCGAGACCCGCGAGGAGCTGCTCTACGACAAGCAGAAGCTCCTCGAGAACGGCGATCGCTGGGAGCGCGAGATCGCCCGCAACATCGCGGTCGACGCGCCGTACCGCTAG